One genomic window of Arachis stenosperma cultivar V10309 chromosome 10, arast.V10309.gnm1.PFL2, whole genome shotgun sequence includes the following:
- the LOC130957636 gene encoding uncharacterized protein LOC130957636 — MLQWWFLSVALLRHFQLERLQSPYQALLKLKQMDLVWDYIDQFVLHTWPLHGIAPELLKDLFLNGLKLEVEKECKLFPYQSVDELIELAQKVENQNATLRGVLGRSKPLAPSFVVANSTATKVVHPVTASNSVSSNSVESTMDPLRRQRGLRHLSNEEYKALRQWGERFLCDEPYTADHICKNREFKLLIMEPDFEADWLHQEAVPETGELGQSELKFMSLNGHHKSIKAWAEINGRRVCVLIDCGASDNFAAPKIVIELSLRIDNTPKFQVRIADNNNKGGQGRSMGVTLQFKELAIKEDFFIFPTDEAKFVLGLAWLDKLGDVIINVKKSCLRFRNENNIVTLQGDPKLCYGGMHLQSAILSIQEGGEGFMVQLWSMTLQAAAVLQVPQVVLTSHAKVFQTLPELPPHYCHDHAIPLREGAAAPNIRPYCYPHHHKSVIEQMVREMLASGIIRPSSSPSTSLILLAKKNDGSWIFCVDYRALNGITVPDKFSIPVIDELLDELAGVAVFSKLDLKSRYHQIRMRDQDIHKSTFRIHDGHYEFLVMPFDLTNALAPSKP, encoded by the coding sequence ATGCTGCAGTGGTGGTTCCTCAGTGTAGCACTGCTACGACATTTTCAACTAGAACGGCTGCAGAGTCCATATCAAGCGCTGCTGAAGCTGAAACAGATGGACTTGGTATGGGACTACATTGATCAGTTCGTGCTTCACACGTGGCCCCTTCACGGAATTGCGCCGGAATTGCTGAAGGACCTCTTCTTGAATGGGCTAAAACTGGAAGTGGAAAAAGAATGTAAACTGTTTCCATACCAGTCAGTGGACGAGTTAATAGAACTGGCACAAAAGGTAGAAAATCAAAATGCTACCTTGCGAGGGGTTTTGGGACGTAGTAAACCACTGGCTCCCAGCTTCGTCGTTGCTAATTCAACTGCCACCAAAGTGGTGCACCCTGTTACAGCGTCCAACTCTGTGTCAAGCAACAGCGTGGAGTCGACAATGGATCCCTTGCGACGACAACGCGGATTGAGACATCTCAGCAACGAGGAGTATAAGGCTTTGAGACAATGGGGAGAACGCTTCCTCTGTGATGAACCGTACACTGCAGATCACATTTGTAAGAATAGGGAGTTCAAGCTTTTAATCATGGAGCCAGACTTTGAAGCGGATTGGTTACATCAAGAGGCGGTTCCGGAAACAGGGGAGCTGGGACAATCGGAACTCAAATTTATGAGCTTGAATGGACATCACAAGTCAATCAAAGCCTGGGCAGAGATAAATGGCCGCCGTGTATGCGTTCTCATAGATTGTGGAGCTTCAGACAACTTTGCGGCACCAAAGATCGTCATCGAGTTGAGCCTAAGGATTGACAACACCCCTAAGTTCCAGGTCAGGATAGCGGACAACAACAATAAAGGGGGACAAGGAAGGTCTATGGGTGTCACTCTCCAATTCAAGGAATTGGCGATCAAGGAAGACTTCTTCATCTTCCCAACTGACGAAGCGAAGTTTGTCCTGGGGTTGGCATGGCTAGATAAGTTAGGAGACGTCATCATAAACGTCAAAAAATCATGCCTTCGATTTCGGAATGAGAACAACATTGTTACTTTGCAGGGGGACCCAAAGCTATGCTATGGAGGCATGCACCTTCAATCTGCAATTTTGTCCATTCAAGAAGGGGGAGAGGGATTTATGGTCCAACTGTGGTCTATGACTTTGCAAGCGGCCGCTGTTTTGCAGGTGCCGCAGGTGGTGTTAACTTCTCATGCTAAGGTGTTTCAGACGTTACCAGAGTTGCCACCACACTATTGCCATGATCATGCCATTCCACTGAGAGAAGGAGCCGCAGCCCCGAATATAAGACCTTATTGTTATCCGCACCATCATAAATCAGTGATTGAACAAATGGTACGAGAAATGCTGGCCTCAGGGATAATTCGGCCAAGCTCTAGCCCCTCTACTAGCTTGATATTGTTGGCGAAGAAAAATGACGGCAGCTGGATATTTTGTGTCGATTATAGGGCGTTAAATGGTATTACGGTGCCGGATAAATTCTCTATCCCCGTCATTGATGAGCTACTCGATGAATTGGCAGGAGTTGCAGTTTTCTCTAAATTGGACTTAAAATCGAGGTACCATCAAATTCGGATGAGGGATCAAGACATCCACAAGAGTACCTTCCGCATTCATGATGGCCATTATGAGTTCCTAGTCATGCCCTTCGACTTGACCAATGCCCTAGCTCCTTCCAAACCTTGA